The proteins below come from a single Triticum aestivum cultivar Chinese Spring chromosome 5D, IWGSC CS RefSeq v2.1, whole genome shotgun sequence genomic window:
- the LOC123125727 gene encoding BTB/POZ and MATH domain-containing protein 2-like, which translates to MAEPCKIPAAMVAESVERSYVLKIDGYSRVKGLLKNGKFVASTPFSVGGHNWTVKYYPNGCPKYCDDFISLYVHHESAGAKEVKAKLTLNVLDKNGNPVPSYTRTTPVNTFSRKAPTCGYYDFIPKDELEGSAHLRGDCLTIRCDVTVLKEIEEAMVPPSDLHRHLGDLLKSNDAADMTFQVDGQRYSAHRCVVAARSSVFKAELLGAMEESSGSTIVIRDMEADVFESFLHFIYTDSVPPALDVVMAGHLLVAADRYNIGRLKVICEEKLCSHIDSNMVATSLALAEQHGFRRLKEACLQFLASPSNLEAMMTSDGYEHLKSSCPAVLKELIARIIPAEFTSAKDIIMTMWK; encoded by the coding sequence ATGGCAGAGCCCTGCAAGATTCCTGCTGCCATGGTAGCCGAATCTGTAGAGAGGTCATATGTGCTCAAAATAGATGGATACTCGAGAGTGAAGGGGCTACTGAAGAACGGCAAGTTCGTCGCTTCCACCCCTTTCAGTGTTGGAGGCCACAACTGGACCGTGAAATATTACCCGAACGGTTGCCCCAAGTACTGTGACGATTTCATCTCCCTGTATGTGCACCATGAATCTGCCGGTGCCAAAGAAGTGAAGGCGAAATTGACGCTCAATGTGCTTGACAAGAATGGTAATCCGGTGCCTTCCTACACCCGTACCACCCCTGTGAACACCTTCTCAAGGAAAGCTCCAACCTGTGGCTACTATGACTTCATCCCAAAGGATGAGCTTGAGGGGTCGGCGCATCTTAGAGGCGACTGTCTCACCATCAGGTGCGATGTCACCGTTTTGAAGGAGATCGAAGAAGCAATGGTTCCTCCAAGCGACCTGCACCGGCATCTCGGTGATCTCCTGAAGAGCAATGATGCAGCGGACATGACCTTTCAAGTCGATGGACAGAGATACTCTGCTCATCGGTGTGTCGTTGCCGCTCGGTCGTCCGTCTTCAAGGCGGAGCTCCTCGGCGCCATGGAGGAGAGTTCCGGTAGTACTATTGTAATCCGGGACATGGAAGCTGATGTGTTCGAGTCCTTTCTCCATTTCATATACACCGACTCAGTTCCTCCAGCGCTTGATGTGGTGATGGCTGGACATCTACTCGTGGCGGCTGACAGGTACAACATCGGCAGGCTGAAGGTGATATGCGAGGAGAAATTGTGCAGTCACATTGATTCCAACATGGTGGCTACCAGCTTGGCTTTGGCTGAGCAACATGGTTTCCGTCGTCTCAAAGAAGCTTGTTTGCAGTTTCTTGCTTCCCCGTCCAATTTGGAGGCTATGATGACAAGTGATGGCTATGAACATCTGAAATCCAGCTGCCCGGCTGTTCTTAAGGAGCTGATAGCTAGAATTATCCCGGCTGAATTTACATCTGCAAAGGATATTATCATGACAATGTGGAAGTAA